A window from Salminus brasiliensis chromosome 7, fSalBra1.hap2, whole genome shotgun sequence encodes these proteins:
- the adcyap1r1b gene encoding pituitary adenylate cyclase-activating polypeptide type I receptor, with product MADTMKTCHHLLLTFTLLPLILCMHPDCVIQLEKEKCMERMALDDPSSDPENVCRWMWDNLTCWQPARLGDVMWMPCPELFEVMSEEYDEFGKVSRNCTEDGWTEMFPHYVDVCPFDDNRTSPMGKYYVSVKALYTVGYSTSLVSLTTAMVILCWFRKLHCTRNFIHMNLFVSFILRAISVFIKDGILYAEEDSNHCFIHTVECKAVMVFFHYCVLSNYFWLFIEGLYLFTLLVETFFPERRYFYWYTIIGWGTPTVCVTIWAVLRVHFDDIGCWDINDNAAIWWVIKGPVLASIMINFVLFIGIIIILVQKLQSPDIGGNESSIYLRLARSTLLLIPLFGIHYTVFAFTPEDVSKRERLVFELGLGSFQGFVVAVLYCFLNGEVQSEIKRKWRSWTVNRYFAVDLKHRHPSLASSGVNGGTQLSILSKSSSQIRMSSLQAETPAT from the exons ATATTGTGCATGCATCCAGATTGTGTCATCCAgctagagaaagaaaaatgcaTGGAGAGGATGGCCCTGGACGACCCTAGCAGCGACCcagaaaatg TGTGTCGCTGGATGTGGGATAACCTAACATGCTGGCAGCCAGCGCGATTAGGTGATGTGATGTGGATGCCCTGCCCCGAACTGTTTGAGGTCATGAGTGAAGAATATGATG AGTTTGGAAAGGTGAGTCGGAACTGCACTGAGGATGGCTGGACAGAGATGTTCCCCCACTATGTGGATGTTTGTCCTTTTGATGATAATCGGACCAGTCCGATG GGCAAATATTATGTTTCTGTGAAGGCTCTGTACACAGTGGGCTACAGCACTTCTCTGGTGTCTCTCACCACCGCCATGGTCATCCTTTGCTGGTTCAG GAAGCTGCACTGCACCAGGAACTTCATCCATATGaatctgtttgtgtcttttatCCTGAGGGCAATCTCTGTCTTCATCAAAGATGGAATCCTGTACGCAGAGGAGGATAGCAACCACTGCTTTATACACACT GTGGAGTGTAAGGCGGTGATGGTGTTTTTTCACTACTGTGTTTTATCAAACTATTTCTGGCTCTTCATTGAGGGCCTGTATCTCTTCACTCTGCTGGTGGAGACGTTTTTCCCAGAGAGAAGATACTTCTACTGGTACACCATCATCGGCTGGG GAACCCCAACAGTGTGTGTGACAATCTGGGCTGTTCTTCGGGTCCATTTTGATGACATTGG ATGTTGGGACATAAATGACaatgctgccatctggtgggtGATAAAAGGACCTGTCCTTGCCTCCATCATG ATCAACTTTGTCCTCTTCATTGGCATCATTATAATCCTTGTCCAGAAGTTGCAGTCTCCTGATATAGGAGGAAATGAGTCCAGCATTTATCT GCGCCTGGCCCGATCCACTCTCCTGCTCATCCCTCTCTTTGGTATCCACTACACTGTGTTTGCCTTCACTCCGGAGGATGTCAGTAAGCGAGAGAGGCTCGTGTTTGAACTTGGTTTGGGCTCTTTCCAG GGGTTTGTGGTCGCCGTGCTTTACTGCTTTCTCAACGGAGAG GTGCAGTCAGAAATCAAGAGGAAGTGGCGAAGCTGGACAGTGAACCGTTACTTTGCGGTGGACCTGAAGCACAGACACCCGTCCCTGGCCAGCAGTGGTGTCAACGGAGGCACACAGCTGTCCATTCTGAGCAAGAGCAGCTCCCAGATCCGCATGTCCAGCCTGCAGGCCGAGACGCCAGCCACATGA